The Primulina eburnea isolate SZY01 chromosome 18, ASM2296580v1, whole genome shotgun sequence genome segment TGACAAATCTGCTGGAAACGAAGCCTCGGGTGCAGAAGGTGGAAACCCATGTATCAAAACTCCATCGACATCAAAATTTGTGCAAGGAAATGGATCTTCGTCGCAAATCATTAGCCAGAACACAGCTGATAAAAAGAGAAAACGCCCCACTGAGGCTAGTTCTGTAACTGATCAAGGCAACTGGAATGAAGAATCAAATGACATGATGGCGAAAGTCCTCTTGGACATGATTACTTCTTCAAAATTACGGACAGCTACCAATCCTCTTGCCTGTGAAAGATTCACCATCACCGAGTGCATAAAAGCATTGGATGAGATCGAAGGTATTGAAGACTATGTCTACTATGCTGCCTTGGATCTCTTCCAGAATCCTAATTTTAGGGAGACATTCCTATCTCTCAATAACAATGGCGTACGATTAGCATGGTTGCAAAGAAAGTGTACAAGTTTTGGCCAGTGTGAAATTGTCTTGTAAATGTCGTCAGCTGCATATGTTTTGATGGAGGGGGAGGGAGTGATGTGTTGGTGTTAAATATGTACAAAATCTTTCGATCTCTGAAAGGGTGGTATTTTGAGGGGATAGAGAAATAGCTGAACGGAAGCATGCAGAGTTGTTCGCATCTATCACAAATCCATTTAGATGCTTTAGCATAGATGTTTGTTTAATACATATGTTAGAACCGCGTTTTGTTTTCCTTTTCCGTGTCTGGTTCTTTTGGTGGTTAATGGGTGAAGAAAGTTCGAACTCACGACGTCTCCCATAAAGCCGGAGATGATACCACTTATATCGGTAGCGCACACAACACCCACAACAGAGAGCACGATGCATTAGTAGTCGATTATTTTAGTAGATCCATTTTTGGTATTAATGTTTTGTGTAAACTAAGATgaaaatttttgagaggttCAAAAAAATGTCGGAATCATCACAAGAAGACAAGATTGTACAAATACAATAATTTCTCAACTTCTTGCAAAGAATGAATGCATGTTCTTGTAAGAAAAGAAACAAGATCAAAGTAACATCGTCGATCTCGGAGTTTCTCAATGAAGATACGTTTGAAAATAGCACAAACAAGCTATTTTCGCATTTAAATACTTTCTCCCCAAAATTAATTGGGTACAAAACCTCAACCCAACGAAACGTGTTACTGCAAACTAGTCGCCAAAGGGTCCTTTCTACCCTGTGGAAAGGTTTTCTCCGGTATCTAGTCGTCATCCTTGAATTCTCTGTCGGAGGGAAAAGCAAAAAAGTTACTTGGATTAGCAGGGAAAACAGGTAAGCTAGGAATATATAGAGGTTTGGAACAAAACATTGAACTTGTGTTTGTAGTGTGCGACTTCTAGAAGGATATCAAGTACCCAAAAAAGGGATAATGTCCAATTTTACCTAACCCGAAGGATCCAACTTCTAGAATGATATTAAGTCAACTTTTTAGCTCTAAAACACAGATTCTCACTTGTTCTCACAACAAGATTTTCATAAGAATGAGAAGATTTCTAGGTGCAGCAGCGATTTTCCTTTTTCGTGTTAGTAAGTGTTTTTCACATAAATTTTATGATTAGTTTCTTTCATCTGTTCCTAACATTTCCAACTGCAGAATATGATGCTGAGGTACACCAGGACCATTGGTAAATAACAGTTCATGGTCGAGATAGAGGGAATCGGAGAGATGAGATAAGCACCTGCGGTCGAGATATCTAGGTTGAAAGCCGCTACCTTGGCATGTGGTGCATGTTAAAGAACCAGCCCCGTTACAGTTTATGCATCCTGAGACTTCCTTTTCACCCCCTCCGAGCTCTACACTCACGCTGCCAGAACCCATGCAAAATCTACATTTCTCTGCAGAAAATCACCATAATTTTTAGATGTAATTTTTAAGAGCACCCAAGTTTTTCGGCTGAAAACGCCAGCAGGAAATACGATATATTTTGAAATGTGACTAGGGGTGTAATTGATCAAATTCCTCGCCTGTGATGAGGCCACCCGTCATGTTAAAAGTAACAACAGACGTTCTATTTCTTGACAATCTCAAAGTTAAGGTTTCGAAAtaacatccatgaaaaaatttgTAATAGAAGAAGTATTCTTCACATTTACCGGAAAACAATAGTAATCTAAACAAAACACAAAAAGAAATTCGAAATTCTAAATTCAAACTCATCGCTCGAAAGGGTGTGAATAGCACAAGTGCCCAAAAAATGCGGTGTCTATGATTTAACAATAAAGGTAACAAATTCATAAAATTGGGCCAATGAAATGACATGAGTTAATACTTGATACTTGTGGTTTacataaccgaatttcttggaAAAAAAATCGATAAATTATTGCATATGGAACTAATTGTTGCCTCATTCATCTGAATCATATTACTTGATTCGGAGAACTTATAATGCACAAGCACTTGACAATATTTGCAAGATATTTGGAATCTTATAATATATCCCTTTCTTGAACAAACCCATGTTCAAAGCTTGTTATCTGGGTATGTCTAGGCCTGAGCCACAAGTACATTGAAGGGAAGTAAGATCGAGCAAGTCAGAGGTTAGTCCTTTATTCTTGAAAAAGTGACTGAGGAGGAGTcaaattgagtattgatagttATCATATACGTAATGCTATGTCCCAGATCGAAATGTTGGTGCAATATGAATCATATTATAAGGGTGTACATGGTTTCATCTTTTTCTCGATATAAATAGAGATATAACTTAATCGCTAATGCCACCCAATGTACATGGTTTCATTTGCAACAACCCTCATTCTATGGTGCCAGGGAGTGGCAAAACGTTTTGTAAAGGCTCTATTTTTGAAAATCAAAAGCAGACAGTAATTCGGAACAGTCGGACCAGCCGTTGCTCGAGCATGAGCAAAAAATTAATCAAACTCTACATTTTCAGCAAAGCAAAAAGTGTTCAACTCTTATTTCATTCACATAAACACTTGTACATACTATACCTCCATGCCCAAAACACAAGGTCCCCAGATGAGATATATAACAACTTCTGAGCTTAGTACCTAAAGTACTGGTCACGTGGTGCATAAATTCAGGGCATTGATAATCCATATTCATATATGAACACATAGATAATCAAGAAAACTACTTACGGGCACCGCTGCCATTGCAGGGAAAGCATGGCTGAGTGTTTTCTCTTTTTGCCTGAAACATCAACAATGTCGCTAAAACACCCAACTTTTACCAGATATTCAAGTCCCAGAAAATATTCCAAGTGACTAGACTAAACTAAATCTTACAGCATTGTCGATTTGGGATTCATAAAAAACAGGAATTCCAATCCCAACTGCAATGCTGACCACTCCCACAGATATCGCCACTATCTGGAAGACAAAACTAGAACAACTAAGAAAACCCATTAAAATCAGTAAACAAAACACTGTTAACCAGAAAGCAGAGGCCATCAACCGTGCTCTGGTCAAGTTCAACGGCTCTGACGCAAGGATAAGAAGATGGAAGCCGCTGAAATTTAAGGGATTTCCTTGTTTGGGACAATGCGGAAGAGGACTTCACGGGGCAGCAGAGGAACGAAGAGCTGAGCTGAGAAGCTGAAGCTGAAGCAGATGCCACCATTTTCATTGTTATTTTCTGCACAGTTGACCGAACCAAATTTACGAGGAACTGTGTATTTCTTGGTGGGATTGTTGAAATTGTGGcaaaaaaaatataacttttggAACAATCTTCGATTTTTCTGGTGGCTCTTCCTGAATCCCACAGTTTGGATAGTGTGGGGTTAACTTCAGCTTGCAATCTCGACCAAGAAATCACGAGAATTCT includes the following:
- the LOC140819490 gene encoding protein SPA, chloroplastic, producing the protein MKMVASASASASQLSSSFLCCPVKSSSALSQTRKSLKFQRLPSSYPCVRAVELDQSTIVAISVGVVSIAVGIGIPVFYESQIDNAAKRENTQPCFPCNGSGAQKCRFCMGSGSVSVELGGGEKEVSGCINCNGAGSLTCTTCQGSGFQPRYLDRREFKDDD
- the LOC140819489 gene encoding L10-interacting MYB domain-containing protein-like isoform X2, producing the protein MEPEPIDEQLKQERLRTRWTPALDKIFADIVVKQIQLGNRANNVFDKKTWNQIREEFNGQTNLSFNNNQLRKHLDVLRTRYHNLQSAFSHSDAMQDPCFMGFDLWDDIGEQPKTEPAKTKDCPIYEQLCTIFADSGVDGKYAQSSHYEELDKSAGNEASGAEGGNPCIKTPSTSKFVQGNGSSSQIISQNTADKKRKRPTEASSVTDQGNWNEESNDMMAKVLLDMITSSKLRTATNPLACERFTITECIKALDEIEGIEDYVYYAALDLFQNPNFRETFLSLNNNGVRLAWLQRKCTSFGQCEIVL